In Hasllibacter sp. MH4015, the following proteins share a genomic window:
- a CDS encoding DUF2383 domain-containing protein, with product MADTINIPPADTVIDAVETVATDVTDVITGYEVMADRAEDGLKPVVTRLLVLHQSHAATLADSVKALGGQSEDAGSVMGLVHTAVATARDWFDGLDRSAISVIVDGEKRLIESYSDALSRVEGHDEITRLLASQRGDLEAQVIALAR from the coding sequence ATGGCCGATACGATCAACATTCCCCCCGCCGATACGGTGATCGACGCGGTTGAGACAGTCGCGACGGACGTCACGGACGTCATCACGGGATACGAAGTGATGGCCGATCGCGCCGAAGACGGCCTCAAACCTGTCGTGACGCGCTTGTTGGTCCTGCATCAGTCCCATGCCGCAACCCTGGCCGACAGCGTGAAGGCCTTGGGCGGTCAATCGGAGGATGCGGGATCTGTCATGGGCCTAGTCCACACCGCAGTGGCGACCGCCCGGGATTGGTTCGACGGCCTCGACCGGTCCGCCATTTCGGTCATCGTCGATGGGGAGAAGCGCCTGATCGAAAGCTATAGCGACGCGCTGAGCCGCGTGGAGGGACACGACGAAATCACACGGCTGCTTGCCAGCCAACGCGGTGACCTGGAGGCCCAGGTCATCGCACTTGCACGATAG